A region of Paraburkholderia sp. BL23I1N1 DNA encodes the following proteins:
- a CDS encoding carbohydrate ABC transporter permease: MRPLRLPLMHAHPQTEKEREARKANSARWLVSPSVAVLVLWMAIPLAMTIWFSFSRYNLLNPDLKGFAGFDNYKYLATDPSFGPSIGHTLELIISVLVITVVGGVLMAILFDRKFYGQGIARLLAIAPFFVMPTVSALIWKNMILHPVYGLIAQGMRAIGMQPIDWFADYPLTAVIMIVAWQWLPFAFLILFTAIQSLDQEQKEAARIDGAGPFSMFFYITLPHLRRAIAVVVMMETIFLLSIFAEIYTTTGGGPGTATTNLSYLIYSLGLQQFDVGLASAGGILAVVLANIVSFFLVRMLAKNLKGEYEK, translated from the coding sequence ATGCGTCCTCTGCGCCTACCTCTCATGCATGCCCATCCCCAGACAGAAAAAGAACGCGAAGCCCGCAAAGCCAATTCCGCCCGCTGGCTGGTGTCGCCCTCAGTCGCAGTACTCGTGCTGTGGATGGCGATACCGCTGGCGATGACGATCTGGTTTTCGTTCTCGCGCTATAACCTGCTGAATCCGGATCTCAAAGGTTTCGCCGGATTCGACAACTACAAATATCTCGCCACCGATCCGTCGTTCGGACCGTCGATCGGGCACACGCTCGAACTGATCATCTCGGTGCTGGTGATCACGGTGGTGGGCGGCGTGCTGATGGCGATCCTGTTCGACCGTAAGTTCTACGGCCAGGGCATCGCGCGGCTCCTGGCCATCGCGCCGTTCTTCGTGATGCCGACGGTCAGCGCGCTGATCTGGAAGAACATGATCCTGCACCCGGTGTATGGCCTGATCGCGCAGGGCATGCGCGCGATCGGCATGCAGCCGATCGACTGGTTCGCCGACTATCCGCTCACGGCCGTGATCATGATCGTCGCGTGGCAGTGGCTGCCGTTCGCGTTCCTGATTCTGTTCACCGCGATCCAGTCGCTCGATCAGGAGCAGAAGGAAGCGGCGCGCATTGACGGTGCGGGTCCGTTTTCGATGTTCTTCTACATCACGCTGCCTCACCTGAGACGGGCGATCGCGGTGGTGGTGATGATGGAGACGATTTTCCTGCTGTCGATCTTCGCCGAAATCTATACGACCACGGGCGGCGGTCCGGGCACCGCGACCACTAATCTGTCGTACCTGATCTATTCGCTGGGCCTGCAACAGTTCGACGTCGGTCTCGCTTCGGCTGGCGGCATTCTGGCTGTCGTGCTGGCTAACATCGTGTCGTTCTTCCTGGTGCGGATGCTCGCGAAGAACCTGAAAGGGGAGTACGAAAAATGA
- a CDS encoding AraC family transcriptional regulator: MQPDLELVVVRRDESFKVWSHGYPYRTVRWHFHPEFEIHLIVATTGKMFVGDHISSFAPGNLVLMGPNLPHNWVSDVPEGETIAQRNLVVQFGQAFVSNCMGSFPEWRQVEALLADSRRGVSFGGETSAAIQPLFLELLAARGLRRLVLFMSMLEILMNAEDREMLASPAYQADPTGFASTRINHALSYIGKNLSNDLRESDLAQLAGQSVSAFSRYFRRHTGLPFVQYVNRMRINLACQLLTDEELSVTDICFRAGFNNLSNFNRQFLAVKGMAPSKFRRYQQLNDASRDASEEAAARGTGIDNAPAIVLAPGLPRTGAAAYPPTT, encoded by the coding sequence ATGCAACCCGATCTGGAACTCGTCGTCGTACGGCGCGACGAATCGTTCAAAGTGTGGTCGCACGGCTATCCGTACCGTACGGTGCGCTGGCACTTTCACCCGGAATTCGAAATTCATCTGATCGTGGCGACAACCGGCAAGATGTTCGTCGGCGACCATATCAGCAGCTTTGCGCCTGGCAACCTGGTGTTGATGGGACCGAACCTGCCGCACAACTGGGTCAGCGACGTGCCGGAAGGCGAGACGATTGCGCAGCGCAATCTGGTGGTTCAATTCGGGCAGGCGTTCGTGTCGAATTGCATGGGCAGTTTCCCGGAGTGGCGCCAGGTCGAGGCGCTGCTTGCCGACTCGCGCCGCGGCGTTTCGTTTGGTGGAGAAACGAGCGCCGCGATCCAGCCGTTGTTCCTCGAATTGCTGGCCGCGCGCGGACTGCGCCGTCTGGTGCTGTTCATGTCGATGCTTGAAATCCTGATGAACGCCGAGGACCGCGAGATGCTCGCGAGTCCTGCCTATCAGGCGGACCCGACCGGGTTCGCGTCGACGCGCATCAATCACGCGCTCTCGTATATCGGCAAGAACCTGTCTAACGATCTGCGCGAGTCGGACCTGGCGCAACTCGCCGGACAAAGCGTGAGTGCATTTTCGCGTTACTTCCGCCGTCATACGGGGCTGCCGTTCGTGCAGTACGTGAACCGCATGCGTATCAATCTCGCATGTCAACTGCTCACGGACGAAGAGCTGAGCGTCACCGATATCTGCTTCAGGGCGGGCTTTAACAACCTGTCGAATTTCAACCGGCAGTTCCTCGCGGTGAAGGGGATGGCGCCTTCGAAATTCCGCCGCTATCAGCAACTGAACGATGCAAGCCGCGACGCTTCCGAGGAGGCCGCCGCGCGCGGCACGGGCATCGACAATGCACCCGCGATCGTGCTTGCGCCAGGTTTGCCGCGCACCGGCGCGGCTGCTTATCCACCGACAACGTAG
- a CDS encoding sugar-binding transcriptional regulator, producing MPKSTEKLDLATRAAWLYYVAGNTQNEIAEKLQVSRPVAQRLVAFAVEKNLIRVRVDHKLADCLALADQLSKRYGLSMCEVVPIDSDTSEEVDRKLAVAGAQVMERYLGEDKPMVVAVSSGRTLKAAVDQIAQLERPQHRLVSMVGAIASDGSSNRYDVALHISEKTGGKHFLLPAPLLADSEAERAQWCNHRLYRIVESLSAKADVAFVGIGNIGPKCPLHEDGFITSAEVKELMQNGAVAEMLGLPIDAAGAHVESPTGRRVTSIALDSPPRRPTIGFAGGERKREALIAVLKGGWLSGLVTDELCARAALEA from the coding sequence GTGCCCAAGTCCACAGAAAAATTAGATCTTGCTACCCGCGCCGCGTGGCTTTACTACGTCGCAGGCAATACCCAGAACGAGATCGCCGAAAAACTCCAGGTGTCACGTCCGGTCGCGCAACGGCTGGTCGCCTTCGCGGTGGAAAAGAACCTGATTCGCGTGCGCGTCGATCACAAACTGGCCGATTGCCTCGCGCTCGCCGATCAACTCTCGAAGCGCTACGGCCTGAGTATGTGCGAAGTCGTACCGATCGACAGCGACACCTCGGAGGAAGTCGACCGCAAGCTGGCGGTGGCCGGCGCGCAGGTCATGGAACGCTATCTCGGCGAAGACAAGCCGATGGTGGTCGCCGTAAGCAGCGGCCGTACGCTCAAGGCCGCGGTCGATCAGATCGCGCAGCTGGAGCGTCCGCAGCACCGGTTGGTATCGATGGTCGGGGCGATCGCCTCGGACGGCTCCTCGAACCGCTACGACGTCGCGCTGCACATCTCGGAGAAGACCGGCGGCAAGCATTTTCTGCTGCCCGCGCCATTGCTCGCCGATAGCGAGGCCGAACGCGCGCAGTGGTGCAATCACCGGCTATACCGGATCGTCGAATCGCTGTCGGCTAAAGCGGATGTCGCGTTCGTTGGCATCGGCAATATCGGGCCGAAATGTCCGCTGCACGAAGACGGCTTTATCACGTCCGCGGAAGTGAAGGAGTTGATGCAGAACGGCGCGGTGGCCGAAATGCTCGGCCTGCCGATCGACGCGGCCGGCGCGCACGTCGAATCGCCGACCGGCCGGCGCGTCACCAGCATCGCACTCGACTCGCCGCCGCGGCGCCCCACCATCGGGTTTGCCGGCGGCGAGCGCAAGCGTGAAGCGCTGATCGCGGTGCTTAAAGGCGGCTGGTTGTCGGGGCTGGTGACCGACGAGTTGTGCGCACGCGCGGCGCTCGAAGCCTGA
- a CDS encoding sugar ABC transporter substrate-binding protein, translating into MKPATQSALKVLSAGAFACFALSAQAATVTIATLNNPDMIELKKLSPAFEQANPDIKLNWVILEENVLRQRATTDITTGSGQFDVMTIGAYETPQWGKRGWLTPLTGLPADYDLNDVVKTARDGLSSGGQLYALPFYVESSMTYYRKDLFAAKGLKMPDQPTYEQIAQFADKLTDKANGMYGICLRGKAGWGENMAYATTVVNTFGGRWFDDKWQAQLTSPEWKKAISFYVDLLKKDGPPGASSNGFNENLTLMSSGKCAMWIDATVAAGMLYNKQQSQIADKVGFAAAPTAVTPKGSHWLWAWALAIPKSSKQADSAKKFIAWATSKQYIELVAKDEGWASVPPGTRHSTYARPEYKQAAPFGDFVLKAIETADPDHPTLKPVPYTGVQFVGIPEFQSFGTVVGQSISGAVAGQMTVDQALAAGQATANRAVQQAGYQK; encoded by the coding sequence ATGAAACCAGCTACCCAATCCGCGCTGAAGGTGCTCAGTGCCGGTGCGTTTGCCTGCTTTGCGCTGAGCGCTCAGGCGGCCACGGTGACCATCGCCACGTTGAACAATCCGGACATGATCGAGCTGAAAAAGCTCTCGCCCGCCTTCGAGCAGGCGAATCCGGATATCAAGCTCAACTGGGTGATTCTCGAAGAAAACGTGCTGCGTCAGCGCGCCACCACCGACATCACGACCGGCAGCGGCCAGTTCGACGTGATGACGATCGGCGCGTACGAAACGCCGCAATGGGGCAAGCGCGGCTGGCTCACGCCGCTCACCGGCCTGCCCGCTGATTACGATCTGAACGACGTCGTGAAGACGGCCCGCGACGGCCTCTCGAGCGGCGGCCAGTTGTACGCGCTGCCGTTCTACGTCGAAAGCTCGATGACGTATTACCGTAAGGATCTGTTCGCGGCCAAGGGCCTGAAGATGCCCGATCAACCGACCTACGAGCAGATCGCGCAATTCGCCGACAAGCTCACGGACAAAGCCAACGGCATGTACGGCATCTGCCTGCGCGGCAAAGCCGGCTGGGGCGAAAACATGGCGTACGCGACGACGGTGGTGAACACCTTCGGCGGCCGCTGGTTCGACGACAAGTGGCAAGCGCAGCTCACATCGCCGGAATGGAAGAAGGCCATTTCGTTCTACGTCGATCTGTTGAAGAAAGACGGCCCTCCGGGAGCGAGCTCGAACGGCTTCAACGAAAACCTGACGCTGATGTCCTCGGGCAAGTGCGCAATGTGGATCGACGCCACGGTGGCTGCCGGCATGCTCTACAACAAGCAGCAGTCGCAGATCGCCGACAAGGTGGGCTTTGCCGCAGCGCCGACGGCGGTCACGCCGAAGGGTTCGCATTGGCTGTGGGCGTGGGCGTTGGCGATTCCGAAGTCGTCGAAGCAGGCCGACTCGGCGAAGAAGTTCATCGCGTGGGCTACGTCGAAGCAGTACATCGAACTGGTCGCGAAAGATGAAGGCTGGGCTTCGGTGCCGCCGGGAACGCGTCATTCGACGTACGCTCGCCCTGAATACAAGCAGGCCGCACCGTTCGGCGACTTCGTGCTGAAGGCCATCGAAACGGCGGATCCGGACCATCCGACACTGAAGCCGGTGCCGTACACCGGTGTGCAGTTCGTCGGCATTCCTGAGTTCCAGTCGTTCGGCACGGTGGTCGGTCAGAGCATCTCCGGCGCGGTTGCCGGTCAGATGACGGTCGATCAGGCGCTGGCAGCCGGGCAGGCAACGGCGAATCGCGCCGTGCAGCAAGCCGGCTATCAGAAGTAA
- a CDS encoding carbohydrate ABC transporter permease — protein sequence MSHVASTPASTTPAVAVTVPTKSPFDAIRRGIPGVIAWLVALLLFFPIFWMTITAFKTEQQAYSSSLFFIPTLDSFREVFARSNYFSFAWNSILISAGVTVLCLILAVPAAYAMAFFPTRRTQKVLLWMLSTKMMPSVGVLVPIYLLWKNSGLLDTVSGLVIVYTLINLPIAVWMSFTYFAEIPRDILEAGRIDGAATWQEIVYLLMPMSLPGLASTALLLVILSWNEAFWSINLSSSNAAPLTVFIASYSSPEGLFWAKLSAASLLAVAPILIVGWLSQKQLVRGLTFGAVK from the coding sequence ATGAGCCACGTTGCCTCTACACCGGCGTCCACCACGCCCGCGGTTGCCGTTACCGTGCCCACCAAGTCGCCGTTCGACGCGATCCGCCGCGGCATTCCCGGCGTGATCGCCTGGCTGGTCGCGCTGCTGCTGTTCTTCCCGATCTTCTGGATGACGATCACCGCGTTCAAGACGGAGCAGCAGGCGTATTCCTCGTCGCTGTTTTTCATCCCGACGCTCGATAGCTTCCGCGAGGTGTTCGCGCGCAGCAATTACTTTTCGTTCGCGTGGAATTCGATCCTGATCTCGGCGGGCGTCACGGTGCTGTGCCTGATTCTCGCCGTGCCGGCCGCGTACGCGATGGCCTTCTTTCCGACGCGCCGCACGCAGAAAGTGCTGTTGTGGATGCTGTCGACCAAGATGATGCCGTCGGTCGGCGTGCTGGTGCCGATCTATCTGCTGTGGAAGAACAGCGGCCTGCTCGATACGGTGTCCGGACTGGTGATCGTCTACACGCTGATCAATCTGCCGATTGCGGTGTGGATGTCGTTCACGTACTTCGCTGAAATTCCGCGCGACATTCTCGAAGCAGGACGGATCGACGGCGCGGCGACGTGGCAGGAAATCGTCTACCTGCTGATGCCGATGTCGTTGCCGGGGCTCGCCTCCACCGCGCTCCTGCTGGTGATCCTGTCGTGGAACGAAGCGTTCTGGAGCATCAACCTGTCGAGTTCGAACGCCGCACCGCTGACCGTGTTCATCGCGTCGTATTCGAGTCCTGAAGGTTTGTTCTGGGCGAAGCTTTCCGCAGCGTCGCTGCTCGCGGTGGCGCCGATCCTGATCGTCGGCTGGCTGTCGCAGAAGCAACTGGTGCGCGGCCTTACGTTCGGGGCGGTCAAATGA
- the xylB gene encoding xylulokinase: protein MYLGIDLGTSEVKVLLLASDGRVIGTAGSPFTVSRPHQRWAEQNPEDWWAGTRTALAALRARHPDEFAQIRGIGLSGQMHGAVLLDSQNRVLRPAILWNDMRSDKECAELTERAPELHTVAGNLAMPGFTAPKLLWVARHEPDIFAQTACVLLPKDYLRLQLTGGKVSDPSDAAGTLWLDVAKRDWSDSLLAACNMTRAQMPSLCEGSAPSGTLLPAVAREFGLSDGVIVAAGGGDNATSAIGIGATQPGDGFVSLGTSGVLCVVGDSFRPNPASAVHAFCHAIPDRWHQMSVVLSAASCLRWVCKLTSTDEPTLLAEIEALPAEALTSAPLFLPYLSGERTPHNDPYAQGVFFGMNHATDRALLGYAVLEGVTLALTDGLDALRAAGTEAKALSLLGGGARSDYWAQLLADALDTATRKHGGGETGAALGAARLGWLAAGGDPAKVLTKPPIEKEFTPNPRRHAELRHRLEAYRALYRHVRPLFDPARQPLA from the coding sequence ATGTATCTCGGCATCGACCTCGGCACGTCCGAAGTGAAAGTCCTGCTGCTCGCCTCCGATGGACGCGTGATCGGCACCGCAGGCTCACCCTTTACCGTTTCGCGCCCGCATCAGCGCTGGGCTGAACAGAATCCCGAAGATTGGTGGGCTGGCACGCGCACGGCGCTGGCCGCGTTGCGCGCCAGACATCCCGACGAGTTCGCGCAGATTCGCGGCATCGGCCTCTCGGGGCAGATGCACGGGGCCGTGCTGCTGGACTCACAGAATCGCGTGTTGCGGCCCGCGATCCTGTGGAACGACATGCGTAGCGACAAGGAGTGCGCGGAGTTGACCGAGCGCGCGCCGGAGTTGCACACCGTGGCCGGCAATCTCGCGATGCCCGGTTTCACCGCGCCGAAGCTGCTATGGGTTGCGCGCCACGAACCGGACATCTTCGCGCAGACCGCCTGCGTGCTGCTGCCGAAGGACTACCTGCGCCTGCAACTGACCGGCGGCAAGGTGTCCGATCCATCAGATGCCGCCGGCACGCTGTGGCTCGACGTCGCGAAACGCGACTGGTCCGATTCATTGCTCGCCGCCTGCAACATGACGCGCGCGCAGATGCCCAGCTTGTGCGAAGGCAGCGCGCCGTCCGGCACGCTGCTGCCCGCCGTGGCGCGCGAGTTCGGTTTGAGCGACGGCGTGATCGTCGCGGCCGGCGGCGGCGACAACGCCACGAGCGCGATCGGCATCGGCGCGACGCAACCGGGCGACGGCTTCGTCTCGCTCGGCACGTCGGGCGTGCTGTGCGTGGTCGGCGACAGTTTCCGGCCGAATCCCGCTTCCGCGGTACACGCGTTCTGTCACGCGATTCCGGATCGCTGGCATCAGATGAGCGTGGTGCTGTCGGCGGCAAGCTGTTTGCGCTGGGTCTGCAAGCTCACCTCAACCGACGAACCGACACTGCTCGCCGAAATCGAAGCGCTGCCCGCGGAGGCATTGACCAGCGCGCCGCTCTTTCTGCCCTATCTGTCCGGTGAACGCACGCCGCACAACGACCCCTACGCGCAGGGCGTGTTCTTCGGCATGAATCACGCGACCGATCGCGCGTTGCTCGGCTACGCGGTACTCGAAGGCGTGACGCTCGCGCTCACCGACGGCCTCGACGCGTTGCGCGCGGCCGGCACCGAAGCGAAGGCGCTGTCCCTGCTCGGCGGCGGCGCGCGCAGCGACTACTGGGCGCAACTGCTCGCCGACGCGCTCGACACCGCCACCCGCAAACACGGCGGCGGCGAAACCGGCGCGGCGCTCGGCGCGGCGCGCCTTGGCTGGCTGGCCGCCGGCGGCGACCCGGCCAAGGTGCTCACCAAGCCGCCGATCGAAAAGGAGTTCACGCCCAACCCGCGACGGCATGCCGAATTGCGCCACCGGCTCGAAGCGTATCGCGCGCTCTACCGCCACGTGCGGCCGCTGTTCGACCCCGCGCGGCAACCGCTCGCCTAA
- a CDS encoding substrate-binding domain-containing protein, protein MTQSPSKQASPKIFARSTAALAVLAFGLSFIAAPAAQAVPLKIGMTFQELNNPYFVTMQKALNDAAESIGATVVVTDAHHDVSKQVSDVEDMLQKKIDILLVNPTDSTGIQSAVTSAKKAGVVVVAVDANANGPVDSFVGSKNFDAGQMACDYLAKSLGGSGEVAILDGIPVVPILERVRGCKAALAKVPGIKLVDTQNGKQERATALSVTENMIQAHPNLKGVFSVNDGGSMGALSAIESSGKDIKLTSVDGAPEAIAAIQKPNSKFIETSAQFPADQVRIALGTALAKKWGANVPKAIPVDVKMIDKSNAKGFNW, encoded by the coding sequence ATGACGCAATCCCCTTCGAAGCAGGCATCGCCGAAGATCTTCGCGCGCAGCACGGCCGCCCTGGCGGTGCTCGCATTCGGCCTGTCGTTCATCGCAGCACCGGCTGCACAAGCCGTGCCGTTGAAGATCGGCATGACGTTTCAGGAGTTGAACAACCCGTACTTCGTGACGATGCAAAAAGCGCTGAACGATGCGGCGGAGTCGATCGGCGCGACGGTCGTCGTCACCGACGCGCATCACGACGTCAGCAAGCAGGTGAGCGACGTCGAGGACATGCTGCAAAAGAAGATCGACATCCTGCTCGTGAACCCCACCGACTCGACCGGCATTCAATCGGCGGTGACGTCGGCCAAGAAAGCGGGCGTGGTGGTGGTCGCCGTCGATGCGAATGCCAACGGCCCGGTTGATTCCTTTGTCGGCTCCAAGAATTTCGACGCGGGTCAGATGGCCTGTGACTATCTGGCGAAGTCCCTTGGCGGCAGCGGCGAAGTGGCGATTCTCGACGGTATTCCAGTGGTGCCGATTCTCGAACGTGTGCGGGGCTGCAAGGCGGCGCTCGCGAAAGTGCCTGGCATCAAACTCGTGGATACACAGAACGGTAAGCAGGAACGCGCCACGGCGTTGTCCGTTACCGAGAACATGATTCAGGCGCATCCGAACCTGAAGGGCGTGTTCAGCGTGAACGACGGCGGCTCGATGGGCGCGCTCTCGGCGATCGAATCATCGGGCAAGGACATCAAGCTGACCAGCGTCGACGGTGCGCCGGAAGCGATCGCCGCGATCCAGAAGCCGAACTCGAAGTTCATCGAAACGTCCGCGCAATTCCCGGCCGACCAGGTGCGTATCGCGCTCGGCACTGCGCTCGCGAAGAAGTGGGGCGCCAATGTGCCGAAAGCCATTCCTGTCGACGTGAAGATGATCGACAAGAGCAATGCCAAGGGCTTCAACTGGTAA
- a CDS encoding HAD family phosphatase, with product MTAGTSAGPTVGQFALICDCDGVLIDSEAVAARMLVHELEARWPDADVEPVVLPLLGLRIEKVLEGTAAQLGRRLSGEDIEAIRRAVEAAAMQAPTVVGIETALAQVPLTKACASNSFRPYVENVLVRTGLVKFFGNRLFCADAVPNPKPAPDVYLAAALGLGLAPSACLVVEDSVTGVTAAAAAGMTVLGFIGGGHASDAQIDALHAAGARTVFDDMLQLPDLVAQWTLSATAAAP from the coding sequence ATGACGGCAGGCACGAGTGCAGGCCCGACTGTCGGTCAATTCGCGCTGATCTGCGATTGCGACGGCGTGCTGATCGACAGCGAAGCCGTGGCGGCGCGCATGCTGGTGCACGAACTCGAGGCGCGCTGGCCCGACGCCGATGTCGAACCGGTGGTGCTGCCGCTGCTCGGCTTGCGCATCGAAAAGGTCCTGGAAGGCACGGCGGCGCAACTTGGCAGGCGCCTCAGCGGTGAGGATATCGAGGCGATCCGCCGAGCGGTGGAGGCAGCGGCGATGCAGGCGCCGACGGTCGTTGGAATCGAGACCGCGCTCGCGCAGGTGCCGCTCACCAAAGCCTGCGCGAGCAACAGTTTCCGCCCGTATGTGGAGAACGTGCTGGTGCGCACGGGCCTCGTGAAATTCTTCGGCAACCGGCTTTTTTGCGCCGACGCGGTGCCGAATCCGAAGCCCGCACCCGATGTCTATCTTGCTGCCGCACTGGGTCTCGGCCTCGCACCGTCCGCCTGCCTCGTGGTGGAAGACAGCGTGACGGGCGTGACGGCGGCCGCGGCAGCGGGCATGACGGTGCTGGGCTTTATCGGCGGCGGTCATGCGAGTGACGCGCAGATCGACGCCTTGCATGCAGCGGGCGCGCGTACCGTATTCGACGACATGCTGCAGTTGCCGGACCTGGTCGCACAATGGACATTGAGCGCGACAGCAGCGGCGCCGTAA
- a CDS encoding ABC transporter ATP-binding protein has protein sequence MASVTLRNIRKAYDDNEVMRDINLDILDGEFVVFVGPSGCGKSTLMRMIAGLEDITGGDLTIDGTRVNEVPPAKRGIAMVFQSYALYPHMTLYDNMAFGLKLAGTKKPEIDAAVRNAAKILHIDHLLDRKPKQLSGGQRQRVAIGRAITRKPKVFLFDEPLSNLDAALRVKMRLEFARLHDELKTTMIYVTHDQVEAMTLADKIVVLSAGNVEQVGSPTMLYHAPANRFVAGFIGSPKMNFMEGVVQSVTHDGVTARYETGETQRVAVEPGTVKQGDKVTVGIRPEHLHFGMADDGVSAQTMAVESLGDAAYLYAESSVAPDGLIARIPPLERHSKGETQRVGATPEHCHLFDSEGKAFQRKIVEVLAA, from the coding sequence ATGGCAAGCGTAACTCTGCGCAACATCAGAAAAGCCTACGACGACAACGAAGTGATGCGCGACATCAACCTCGACATTCTGGACGGCGAGTTCGTCGTGTTCGTGGGCCCGAGCGGTTGCGGTAAATCGACGCTGATGCGGATGATCGCCGGCCTCGAAGACATCACCGGCGGCGATCTGACCATCGACGGCACGCGCGTGAACGAGGTGCCGCCCGCCAAGCGCGGCATCGCGATGGTGTTCCAGTCGTACGCGCTGTATCCGCACATGACGCTGTACGACAACATGGCGTTCGGCCTGAAACTCGCCGGCACCAAGAAGCCGGAGATCGACGCCGCCGTGCGCAACGCGGCGAAGATTCTGCACATCGACCATCTGCTCGATCGCAAGCCGAAGCAGCTTTCGGGCGGGCAGCGCCAGCGGGTTGCAATCGGCCGCGCGATCACGCGCAAGCCGAAAGTGTTCCTGTTCGACGAACCGTTGTCGAATCTCGACGCCGCGCTGCGCGTGAAGATGCGCCTCGAATTCGCGCGTTTGCACGACGAGCTGAAGACCACGATGATCTACGTGACGCACGATCAGGTCGAAGCCATGACGCTGGCCGACAAGATCGTCGTGCTGTCGGCGGGCAATGTGGAGCAGGTCGGCAGCCCGACCATGCTGTATCACGCGCCGGCCAATCGCTTCGTCGCGGGCTTCATCGGGTCACCGAAGATGAACTTCATGGAAGGCGTCGTGCAGTCGGTGACGCACGACGGCGTCACGGCGCGCTACGAAACCGGCGAGACGCAGCGCGTCGCGGTGGAGCCGGGCACGGTGAAGCAGGGCGATAAGGTGACTGTGGGTATTCGTCCGGAACATCTGCACTTCGGCATGGCCGACGACGGCGTGTCGGCACAAACCATGGCGGTTGAATCGCTCGGTGACGCGGCGTATCTGTACGCGGAATCGAGCGTGGCGCCGGATGGCCTGATCGCGCGGATTCCGCCGCTCGAGCGCCACAGCAAGGGCGAAACGCAAAGGGTCGGCGCCACCCCTGAGCACTGCCATCTGTTCGACAGCGAAGGGAAAGCCTTCCAGCGGAAGATCGTGGAAGTACTGGCTGCGTGA
- the dalD gene encoding D-arabinitol 4-dehydrogenase yields the protein MNSGQGSGAAAHVILHIGAGSFHRAHQAWYLHRLNEAKVAGEQHWSLTVGNIRSDMNAVLDALAAQNGVYTLETVTPQGERAYETIRSIERVVPWTESLDALIEAGANPACKIIAFTVTEGGYYLDEHDALDTANADLAADLNGGHTTIYGALAAILDARMKRGAGPVTLQTCDNLRSNGERFHAGMSEFLERRGAEELAQWFNDNTACPSSMVDRITPRPTPDVRERVKAATGVDDTCPVMGESFIQWVIEDRFIAGRPAWEKVGAELVDSVLPYEEAKIRILNATHSCIAWAATLVGLNYIHEGTLDPDINKFAFDYVTEDVIPCLTPSPLDLERYRDVVLERFGNPYIQDTNQRVAADGFSKLPGFIAPTLSECFERGVTPAATAILPALFFRFLERWNAGTLPYAYQDGVMDERVARAFFSAPDPLQAFAADRPLWGSMAQTPELESALAGALARVDVWLAKRGAA from the coding sequence ATGAACAGCGGGCAAGGCAGCGGCGCGGCCGCACACGTGATCCTGCACATCGGCGCGGGATCGTTTCACCGCGCGCATCAGGCGTGGTATCTGCATCGGTTGAACGAGGCGAAGGTGGCGGGCGAGCAGCACTGGTCGCTGACTGTGGGCAATATCCGCAGCGACATGAACGCGGTGCTCGACGCGCTCGCCGCGCAAAACGGCGTCTATACGCTCGAGACCGTGACGCCGCAGGGCGAGCGCGCGTACGAGACGATTCGTTCGATTGAGCGGGTGGTGCCATGGACCGAGAGTCTCGACGCGCTGATCGAAGCGGGCGCCAATCCGGCCTGCAAGATCATTGCGTTCACCGTCACCGAAGGCGGCTATTACCTCGACGAACACGACGCGCTCGACACGGCCAATGCGGATCTCGCGGCCGATCTGAACGGTGGTCACACGACGATTTATGGTGCGCTCGCGGCGATTCTCGACGCGCGCATGAAGCGTGGCGCCGGTCCGGTCACGCTGCAAACCTGCGATAACCTGCGCAGCAACGGCGAGCGTTTTCACGCGGGGATGAGCGAATTCCTCGAACGGCGCGGCGCGGAAGAACTGGCTCAATGGTTCAACGACAACACCGCGTGTCCAAGCTCGATGGTCGATCGCATCACGCCGCGTCCGACGCCGGACGTGCGCGAACGCGTCAAGGCCGCCACCGGCGTCGACGATACCTGCCCGGTGATGGGCGAATCCTTCATTCAATGGGTGATCGAAGATCGTTTCATCGCCGGACGTCCCGCGTGGGAAAAGGTCGGCGCAGAACTGGTCGACTCGGTGCTGCCGTACGAGGAAGCGAAAATCCGCATCCTCAATGCGACGCATAGCTGCATTGCGTGGGCCGCCACGCTGGTCGGACTGAACTACATCCACGAAGGCACGCTCGACCCGGATATCAATAAATTTGCCTTCGACTACGTGACCGAAGACGTGATTCCGTGTCTCACGCCTAGCCCGCTCGATCTCGAACGCTATCGCGACGTGGTGCTCGAACGCTTCGGCAATCCCTACATCCAGGACACCAACCAGCGGGTCGCGGCCGACGGCTTTTCAAAGCTGCCCGGCTTTATCGCGCCGACACTCTCGGAATGCTTCGAACGGGGCGTCACGCCGGCGGCGACGGCAATCTTGCCGGCGCTGTTCTTCCGCTTCCTCGAACGCTGGAACGCCGGCACGCTGCCGTATGCGTATCAGGACGGCGTGATGGACGAGCGTGTCGCCCGTGCTTTCTTTAGCGCGCCCGATCCGTTGCAGGCGTTCGCTGCCGACCGCCCGCTGTGGGGCAGCATGGCGCAAACGCCCGAGTTGGAATCGGCGTTGGCAGGCGCATTGGCGCGTGTCGACGTGTGGCTCGCCAAACGCGGCGCGGCTTGA